One genomic segment of Virgibacillus doumboii includes these proteins:
- a CDS encoding 2-phosphosulfolactate phosphatase, whose amino-acid sequence MQINIYQGRSAPLEDAHITIVVDVIRAFTVAHYALQKGVTHISLVETTEDAFRIKTENPAYLLAGETNGLAIEGFDLDNSPYNILQQNLSGRALVQKTTNGVQAALNCLSSNDVLVTGFTNARTTAEYVRRLMAKEKQPVVNIVASHPSGDDDLACAAYIKSILEDSNSIPVGEVMERIKNSHVARKFFDEDNPAFKREDVLACIEEMTTDFVMKMNGTGKTPMIVRVNV is encoded by the coding sequence ATGCAGATTAATATTTATCAGGGCAGATCAGCCCCTTTAGAAGATGCGCATATTACAATTGTCGTTGATGTGATTCGGGCATTTACGGTGGCTCATTATGCCCTTCAAAAAGGCGTAACACACATATCTCTTGTTGAGACAACTGAGGATGCATTTCGGATTAAGACGGAAAACCCGGCATATCTCCTGGCAGGGGAAACTAATGGTTTGGCGATAGAAGGGTTTGATTTGGATAACTCCCCGTACAATATACTGCAGCAAAACCTTTCCGGTAGGGCACTTGTGCAAAAAACAACGAACGGGGTGCAAGCTGCATTAAACTGTTTGTCATCCAATGATGTGCTCGTTACTGGATTTACAAATGCAAGAACTACCGCGGAATATGTTCGTCGGTTAATGGCAAAAGAAAAACAGCCGGTTGTCAACATTGTTGCATCCCATCCGAGTGGAGATGATGATCTTGCTTGTGCAGCATACATTAAGAGCATATTAGAGGATTCCAATAGTATTCCGGTTGGGGAGGTAATGGAACGGATTAAAAATTCCCATGTGGCCAGAAAGTTTTTTGATGAGGATAATCCGGCCTTTAAACGTGAAGATGTATTGGCTTGTATCGAAGAAATGACTACGGATTTTGTCATGAAGATGAATGGGACTGGCAAAACACCGATGATTGTGAGGGTTAATGTATGA
- a CDS encoding phosphoadenylyl-sulfate reductase, translating to MEKKLTCDNWDNDVQEKLNNEFNDFMSVIKWAFQTYNENILYACSFGVEGIVLMDLISKVNPNATIVFLDTELHFKETYSLIHKVKEKYPSLHIKMVKPELTVEQQAEAFGDKLWERNPNLCCHMRKIEPLEKELKNVDAWFSGLRREQSLSRKNTDYINKDNKFNRVKICPLIHWTWDDIWNYIELNNLPYNELHDNYYPSIGCEMCTLQVKPDADQRSGRWANFDKEECGLHQA from the coding sequence ATGGAGAAAAAGTTAACCTGCGATAATTGGGATAACGATGTTCAGGAAAAACTCAACAATGAATTTAATGATTTTATGAGCGTAATTAAATGGGCCTTTCAAACATATAATGAAAATATTCTTTATGCCTGCAGTTTCGGGGTAGAGGGAATCGTGCTGATGGACCTTATATCCAAGGTTAATCCAAATGCAACGATTGTCTTCCTGGATACCGAACTGCACTTCAAAGAAACGTATTCCCTTATCCATAAAGTAAAAGAAAAATATCCAAGCCTTCATATTAAAATGGTTAAACCTGAATTAACTGTGGAACAACAGGCAGAAGCGTTTGGTGATAAATTATGGGAACGGAATCCAAACCTGTGCTGCCATATGAGAAAGATTGAACCATTGGAAAAAGAACTTAAAAATGTTGACGCCTGGTTTTCCGGGTTACGACGTGAACAATCACTCAGCAGAAAGAACACTGATTATATTAATAAAGACAATAAATTCAACCGAGTTAAAATATGCCCGTTAATTCATTGGACATGGGATGATATCTGGAACTACATCGAGTTGAACAACCTGCCATATAACGAGTTGCATGATAACTACTACCCAAGCATCGGTTGTGAAATGTGTACACTTCAGGTTAAACCGGACGCCGACCAGCGATCGGGACGGTGGGCAAACTTCGACAAAGAAGAATGCGGACTGCATCAAGCCTAA
- a CDS encoding TM2 domain-containing protein, translated as MRERSMVIAYILWFFLGQLGIHRFYTGRVGSGITQLLLGIFGWATTWLLIGWIPLIILWIWLFIDIFLIPGMCRNPR; from the coding sequence ATGAGAGAAAGAAGTATGGTGATTGCTTACATATTATGGTTCTTTCTGGGTCAGCTGGGTATCCACCGCTTTTACACCGGCCGTGTCGGATCTGGAATCACGCAATTATTATTAGGTATTTTTGGCTGGGCAACCACATGGCTGCTCATTGGTTGGATACCACTTATCATTCTTTGGATTTGGTTGTTTATCGATATCTTTTTGATACCAGGTATGTGCCGCAATCCGAGGTAA
- the copZ gene encoding copper chaperone CopZ, giving the protein MQTTLDVRGMTCGHCESSVKGALQGLEGVQTVEVDLGSGKVDVTYDDTKVTIAAMREAVEDQGYDVVA; this is encoded by the coding sequence ATGCAAACTACATTAGATGTAAGAGGGATGACATGTGGTCATTGCGAAAGCTCAGTGAAAGGTGCACTGCAAGGGCTTGAAGGTGTACAAACTGTTGAAGTGGACCTTGGCAGCGGTAAAGTGGATGTTACTTATGATGATACCAAGGTGACCATTGCAGCTATGCGCGAAGCTGTTGAAGATCAGGGCTATGATGTTGTAGCTTAG
- a CDS encoding heavy metal translocating P-type ATPase, protein MSESEHTTLGVTGMTCAACSNRIEKVLNKMDGVEAKVNLTTEKATVDYNPSATSVDDISAKIEKLGYGVQTEKVEFDVYGMTCAACSTRIEKVLNKQSGVKLANVNLATESAAVEYNPGLMGVTDIISRIQKLGYDAKEKSGQEEKQTQKEKQVQRMRTKLIISAVLSAPLLMTMLVHLFGVNVPDILMNPWFQFALATPVQFIIGWQFYVGAYKNLRNGGANMDVLVALGTSAAYFYSLYEALKTIGNPGYMPHLYFETSAILITLILFGKYLETNAKSKTTVALSKLLDLQAKQARVIRNGDEMMIPVEDVAVSDRLLVKPGEKFPVDGVVVKGNTSVDESMITGESIPVEKEIQSDVIGSTINKNGTIEMEATKVGKDTALASIVKVVEDAQGSKAPIQRLADVISGYFVPIVVGIAVLTFIIWISFVSPGEFEPALVAAIAVLVIACPCALGLATPTSIMVGTGKSAESGILFKGGEHLERTHQLDAVILDKTGTITKGKPEVTDFSGDEETLRLLASAEKGSEHPLAEAIVAYATEQDIALRDADSFEAIPGRGIKAVISGEEVLVGTRKLMQENSVTADVEDQMSGYETDGKTAMLIAVNGAYRGIVAVADTIKETAVEAIRQLHEQGLETIMLTGDNERTALAIARQVGIDQVIAQVLPEEKADKVKEVQLQGKKVAMVGDGINDAPALAIADIGIAIGTGTEVAIEAADVTILGGELLLIPKAIKISKATIKNIRQNLFWAFAYNSAGIPIAAVGLLAPWIAGGAMALSSVSVVSNSLRLKRVKI, encoded by the coding sequence ATGAGTGAATCAGAACACACAACACTTGGTGTAACAGGGATGACCTGTGCTGCCTGCTCGAATCGTATCGAAAAAGTTTTAAATAAAATGGATGGTGTAGAAGCGAAAGTCAACTTAACGACAGAAAAAGCAACAGTTGACTATAATCCTTCTGCAACTTCCGTTGATGATATATCGGCTAAAATTGAAAAGCTGGGTTATGGCGTTCAGACGGAGAAAGTGGAATTTGACGTCTACGGAATGACCTGTGCCGCCTGCTCGACCCGTATTGAAAAAGTCTTGAATAAACAAAGCGGAGTCAAGTTGGCCAATGTTAATTTAGCTACTGAAAGTGCTGCTGTCGAATATAATCCCGGCTTAATGGGTGTAACGGATATCATCAGCCGGATTCAGAAACTTGGCTATGATGCAAAAGAAAAATCAGGTCAGGAGGAGAAACAGACACAAAAAGAAAAGCAAGTACAGCGGATGCGAACGAAGCTGATTATTTCTGCAGTATTGTCGGCACCGCTCCTGATGACAATGCTTGTTCATCTGTTTGGTGTTAATGTACCGGATATCCTGATGAATCCATGGTTCCAGTTTGCACTTGCGACTCCGGTTCAGTTCATTATCGGCTGGCAGTTTTATGTTGGTGCGTATAAGAACTTGCGTAACGGCGGGGCAAACATGGATGTACTCGTTGCATTGGGTACGAGTGCGGCGTATTTTTACAGCTTGTACGAAGCATTGAAAACAATCGGTAATCCGGGATATATGCCGCATCTTTATTTTGAAACGAGTGCGATTTTGATTACACTTATTCTTTTCGGAAAATATCTGGAAACTAACGCGAAAAGTAAAACAACGGTTGCCTTGTCCAAACTGCTTGATCTGCAGGCGAAACAGGCTCGGGTTATTCGTAATGGCGATGAGATGATGATCCCGGTGGAAGATGTGGCAGTCAGTGACCGATTGCTGGTTAAACCGGGTGAAAAATTCCCTGTTGATGGTGTGGTTGTGAAAGGGAACACATCGGTTGATGAATCAATGATCACTGGTGAATCGATTCCGGTTGAAAAAGAAATACAATCAGATGTTATCGGATCAACCATTAACAAAAATGGCACGATTGAAATGGAAGCAACTAAGGTCGGCAAGGATACGGCGCTGGCATCCATCGTAAAAGTGGTGGAAGATGCACAAGGGTCAAAAGCACCGATCCAGCGGCTTGCTGATGTGATTTCCGGATATTTTGTACCGATTGTTGTTGGAATTGCCGTGCTGACATTCATTATTTGGATTTCATTTGTTTCCCCCGGTGAATTTGAGCCGGCGCTTGTTGCGGCAATTGCCGTACTGGTAATCGCATGTCCATGTGCGCTTGGGCTCGCAACACCGACTTCGATTATGGTCGGAACCGGGAAATCCGCTGAGTCAGGTATTTTATTCAAAGGCGGCGAACATCTGGAACGCACACACCAGTTAGATGCGGTTATTTTAGATAAAACTGGCACAATTACAAAAGGTAAACCGGAAGTGACCGATTTTTCCGGTGATGAAGAAACATTACGGCTGCTGGCTTCGGCGGAAAAAGGTTCCGAACATCCGCTGGCAGAGGCGATTGTTGCCTATGCGACGGAGCAGGATATTGCGCTTCGTGATGCGGATTCGTTTGAAGCAATACCAGGCCGGGGCATCAAAGCAGTAATTTCCGGAGAAGAAGTACTGGTTGGTACAAGAAAGCTGATGCAGGAAAACAGTGTTACTGCTGATGTTGAGGATCAAATGTCCGGATATGAAACGGATGGTAAAACCGCCATGCTGATAGCTGTCAATGGAGCGTACCGTGGCATTGTTGCGGTAGCCGATACGATTAAAGAAACTGCTGTCGAAGCAATACGTCAGCTGCATGAACAAGGCCTGGAAACGATTATGCTTACTGGTGATAATGAAAGGACTGCCCTGGCGATTGCGCGACAGGTTGGCATTGATCAGGTTATCGCACAGGTTTTACCTGAAGAAAAAGCGGATAAAGTAAAAGAAGTCCAATTACAAGGCAAAAAAGTTGCGATGGTTGGTGATGGAATTAATGATGCACCGGCACTTGCCATAGCTGATATCGGGATTGCAATTGGAACAGGAACAGAGGTTGCGATTGAAGCAGCGGACGTGACAATTCTTGGCGGTGAACTGCTGCTGATACCAAAGGCAATCAAAATCAGTAAAGCAACCATCAAAAATATCCGGCAGAATCTGTTCTGGGCATTTGCCTACAACAGTGCCGGTATCCCAATTGCAGCTGTCGGTCTGTTGGCGCCATGGATTGCTGGTGGTGCGATGGCATTAAGTTCTGTTAGTGTTGTTTCTAACTCACTACGCCTGAAGCGAGTTAAAATATAG
- a CDS encoding metal-sensing transcriptional repressor, translating to MRDHPVTPRTDAEKNAVVNRLKRIEGQVRGIQKMVEEDRYCVDVLVQISAINAALKKVGFSMAERHTKHCVSDAVQSGQGEEAIDELMEIMKQFSK from the coding sequence ATGCGCGATCATCCGGTAACACCCAGGACTGATGCTGAGAAGAATGCTGTTGTCAATCGTCTGAAGCGGATTGAAGGACAGGTTCGGGGTATTCAGAAAATGGTTGAGGAAGATCGGTATTGTGTTGATGTTTTGGTACAGATCAGCGCAATTAACGCGGCATTGAAAAAAGTTGGCTTCTCCATGGCTGAGCGGCACACAAAGCATTGTGTCAGTGATGCGGTACAATCAGGACAAGGGGAAGAAGCAATTGACGAATTAATGGAAATTATGAAGCAGTTTTCCAAGTAG
- a CDS encoding heavy metal translocating P-type ATPase, with translation MNNNYENKQSKKDNADEKHLESNHQHGELKEHHGPDHHKSHIHHENEDDHHGHSNEHHHHNHGDHANHDSHHAHDGHGNHGHGQHDHGDMVNDFKKRFYISLIVTIPILILSPMIQNFIGVDWRFPSDQYILFALATFVFFYGGWPFITGGISELKSKNPGMMTLIGLAILVAYGYSSLTVFGLEGQDFFWELATLIDIMLLGHWIEMRSVMGASNALEELVKLMPNEAHKIDEHDNVTDVSTSELQHDDNVLVKPGEKIPVDGTIYEGYSAIDESMLTGESVPVEKEKGDEVIGGSVNKEGSIKIKVEKTGEDSYLSQVITLVREAQDSKSKTQDLTNRAAKWLFYIALASGFITLFVWLLFGYSFDVALERMVTVMVITCPHALGLAAPLVIAVSTSISAKQGLLIRNRANFEGARNLNAVVFDKTGTLTKGEFGVTNVVPHNGYGEDTVLVWAASLEQNSEHPIASGIVRSVKEKDLDLKKIEEFASITGKGIEGKIDGKKVNVVSPGYVNNNNMDYDRHTFEQLSEEGKTVVFVLLEDELIGMIALADMVRDTAKEAVASLKEKGIESIMLTGDNQKVANWVAKQLGIDEVYAEVLPDDKANQVKTIKQKGWKVAMTGDGVNDAPALATADLGIAIGAGTDVAMESADVVLVKSNPKDVVALMDLSGKTYRKMVQNLWWAAGYNIFAIPLAAGVLAPIGIVLSPAVGAVLMSLSTVIVAINAKLLKA, from the coding sequence ATGAACAATAATTATGAAAATAAACAGAGTAAAAAAGATAATGCGGATGAGAAGCACCTTGAGTCTAATCATCAGCATGGTGAGTTAAAAGAACATCATGGTCCTGACCACCATAAATCCCATATTCACCATGAAAACGAGGATGACCATCACGGACATAGCAATGAACATCATCATCATAACCATGGCGATCACGCCAATCACGACAGTCATCATGCGCATGACGGACATGGAAACCATGGTCATGGTCAACACGATCACGGTGATATGGTTAATGATTTCAAAAAGAGATTTTATATTTCATTAATTGTTACGATTCCTATATTAATCCTGTCACCAATGATTCAGAATTTCATCGGTGTTGACTGGCGTTTTCCGTCTGATCAGTACATCCTGTTCGCGCTTGCAACATTTGTCTTCTTCTACGGCGGCTGGCCGTTTATTACTGGTGGTATCAGTGAACTCAAAAGTAAAAATCCAGGCATGATGACACTGATCGGCCTAGCCATTCTGGTTGCATACGGGTACAGTTCACTGACCGTGTTCGGCTTGGAAGGCCAAGATTTCTTCTGGGAACTGGCAACATTGATTGATATCATGCTGCTTGGTCACTGGATTGAAATGCGATCGGTGATGGGTGCCTCCAATGCATTGGAAGAACTGGTCAAACTAATGCCAAACGAAGCACACAAGATTGATGAGCATGACAATGTGACCGATGTATCGACATCAGAATTGCAACATGATGATAACGTCCTCGTAAAACCTGGTGAAAAAATACCGGTCGACGGGACAATCTATGAAGGATATTCAGCTATCGATGAGTCAATGTTGACGGGTGAATCAGTTCCGGTAGAGAAAGAAAAAGGCGATGAAGTGATTGGCGGATCAGTTAACAAAGAGGGATCTATTAAAATAAAGGTAGAAAAAACGGGGGAGGATTCCTATCTTTCCCAGGTTATAACACTGGTTCGTGAAGCACAGGATTCCAAGTCAAAAACGCAGGACCTGACAAATCGCGCTGCCAAATGGTTGTTTTACATTGCCCTCGCATCCGGGTTCATCACATTGTTTGTCTGGCTGCTGTTCGGGTATTCGTTTGATGTTGCTCTGGAGCGGATGGTTACGGTTATGGTTATCACGTGTCCGCATGCTCTTGGACTTGCGGCGCCACTGGTTATTGCAGTTTCGACGTCGATTTCTGCAAAACAAGGACTCTTAATCCGTAACCGTGCTAATTTTGAAGGTGCCCGCAATTTAAATGCCGTTGTTTTTGATAAAACAGGTACCTTAACTAAAGGAGAATTTGGCGTTACCAATGTTGTGCCACATAATGGATATGGCGAAGATACTGTGCTGGTATGGGCGGCCAGTCTGGAACAGAATTCAGAACATCCGATTGCATCTGGCATTGTCCGTTCGGTAAAAGAAAAAGACCTTGATTTGAAAAAAATTGAGGAATTTGCGTCCATTACCGGTAAAGGGATTGAAGGAAAAATTGATGGCAAAAAAGTTAATGTCGTCAGTCCCGGCTATGTTAATAATAACAACATGGATTATGACCGGCATACATTTGAACAATTATCGGAAGAAGGAAAAACCGTTGTCTTTGTCCTTTTGGAGGATGAATTAATCGGTATGATTGCTCTTGCAGATATGGTAAGAGACACGGCAAAAGAAGCGGTTGCCTCGCTTAAAGAAAAAGGAATTGAATCGATTATGCTGACCGGTGATAATCAGAAAGTAGCAAATTGGGTTGCCAAACAACTAGGAATCGATGAGGTATATGCTGAAGTCTTACCTGATGACAAAGCGAATCAGGTGAAGACAATCAAGCAAAAAGGATGGAAAGTTGCTATGACAGGTGATGGTGTCAATGATGCTCCCGCGCTGGCAACAGCGGATTTGGGTATCGCTATTGGTGCCGGCACCGATGTCGCAATGGAATCAGCAGATGTCGTTCTTGTCAAAAGCAATCCGAAAGATGTAGTCGCATTGATGGACCTGTCTGGTAAAACTTACCGAAAAATGGTTCAGAACCTGTGGTGGGCAGCGGGCTATAATATTTTCGCCATCCCACTTGCAGCAGGTGTGCTGGCACCAATCGGCATTGTACTCAGCCCGGCAGTTGGAGCGGTGTTGATGAGTCTGAGCACGGTAATTGTTGCTATTAATGCCAAACTGTTAAAAGCATAA
- a CDS encoding DUF421 domain-containing protein, whose protein sequence is MKFFYLSVELVVGFFLLFILVKFAGKKMISQITPFTFIAAIVLGELLGNALYDEKVGVIYIVYAMALWSVLLFLVEYLSQKFLKFRGISEGKPSALIKRGIVDREALRKNRMNINQLQSLLRQSETFSIREVEFCYLEANGSISILKKSRYQKTTQEDFKMPDKAVHPPVTLVRDGEVLWDEVKDLGYDAKWLKNMLLSQGVDDYSRVFIAEWLEGDGLFVQTS, encoded by the coding sequence ATGAAGTTCTTTTATTTGAGTGTTGAGCTGGTTGTTGGATTCTTTCTATTATTTATTCTAGTTAAGTTTGCCGGTAAAAAAATGATAAGCCAGATAACGCCATTTACGTTTATCGCCGCTATTGTGCTTGGTGAACTGCTCGGTAATGCGCTCTATGATGAAAAGGTTGGCGTTATTTATATCGTATATGCAATGGCTTTATGGAGTGTTTTGCTATTCTTGGTGGAATACCTCAGTCAAAAATTCCTGAAGTTCCGGGGTATTTCAGAAGGAAAGCCTTCTGCACTCATCAAACGTGGCATAGTTGACAGGGAAGCATTGCGTAAAAACCGGATGAATATCAATCAGCTGCAAAGCCTGTTGCGGCAAAGCGAAACTTTTTCCATCCGTGAAGTGGAATTTTGCTATCTCGAGGCGAATGGATCGATAAGTATTTTAAAAAAATCCCGATACCAAAAAACAACGCAGGAGGATTTTAAGATGCCTGATAAAGCAGTCCACCCGCCGGTTACCCTGGTGCGTGATGGTGAGGTGCTGTGGGATGAAGTAAAAGATCTTGGGTATGATGCGAAGTGGTTGAAAAATATGCTTTTATCACAGGGAGTTGATGATTATAGCCGAGTATTTATTGCAGAATGGCTGGAGGGAGACGGACTTTTTGTACAGACATCCTGA
- a CDS encoding peptide chain release factor 3, with the protein MTITDEVNKRRTFAIISHPDAGKTTLTEKLLLFGNLIRSAGTVKGKKSGKFATSDWMEIEKQRGISVTSSVMNFPYNGYQVNILDTPGHEDFSEDTYRTLTAVDSVVMIIDATKGIEAQTIKLFKVCKMRGIPIFTFINKLDREGREPLELLEEIEEVLDIETYPMNWPAGMGKRFLGTFDRHGKQFIQYNGNEEETYIPYADLDKPEHKTLISQSTYQAANDELALVEEAGDEFSLDAVLSGKQTPVFFGSALAPFGVQNFFDTFISMAPEPAPRKSTEGVISPENPDFSGFVFKIQANMNPNHRDRVAFLRVCSGKFERGMSVNLARTGKSIKLAQSQQFVASSRDTVQEAYAGDIIGIYDPNAYQIGDTLLEGNNLFEYRELPQFPPEQFQRVTAKNVMKAKQFKKGIEQLVQEGAIQLYKHYRSESYILGAVGELQYEVFQYRMRNEYNVEVMLEPIGERVPRWLKADQVDPSLYDERNMLVRDRSDNYVVLFKNDFSLNWFKDNHPDIALIDLFDVNQYDQTT; encoded by the coding sequence ATGACAATAACAGATGAAGTTAATAAACGACGTACTTTTGCTATCATTTCACACCCCGATGCAGGGAAAACAACTCTTACGGAAAAGCTGCTGCTGTTCGGAAATCTGATCCGCTCAGCCGGCACCGTTAAAGGAAAAAAATCCGGTAAATTTGCGACATCTGACTGGATGGAAATCGAGAAACAGCGTGGGATTTCCGTAACATCCAGCGTGATGAATTTTCCATATAACGGGTATCAGGTCAATATTCTGGATACCCCCGGTCACGAGGATTTCAGTGAGGATACGTACCGAACACTCACCGCAGTTGACAGTGTTGTAATGATCATCGACGCAACTAAAGGAATTGAAGCACAAACTATTAAATTATTTAAGGTATGTAAAATGCGAGGAATCCCTATCTTTACTTTCATCAATAAACTGGACCGTGAAGGAAGGGAACCTCTTGAATTGCTCGAGGAAATCGAAGAAGTACTAGACATTGAGACTTATCCGATGAACTGGCCGGCAGGGATGGGCAAACGATTCCTCGGTACATTTGACCGTCATGGTAAACAGTTTATCCAATATAACGGCAACGAGGAAGAAACATATATCCCGTATGCAGATCTCGACAAACCGGAACATAAGACGCTGATTTCACAGTCGACTTATCAGGCGGCAAATGATGAGCTTGCCCTTGTAGAAGAAGCCGGCGATGAATTTTCACTGGATGCAGTACTTTCCGGTAAGCAGACACCAGTCTTTTTCGGAAGTGCACTTGCTCCATTTGGCGTGCAGAACTTTTTTGATACATTCATTTCAATGGCACCCGAACCGGCACCGCGCAAATCAACCGAGGGCGTCATCTCACCGGAAAACCCGGACTTCTCCGGATTTGTTTTCAAAATCCAGGCAAACATGAACCCTAACCACCGGGACCGAGTTGCTTTTCTAAGAGTTTGTTCCGGCAAATTTGAACGCGGGATGAGTGTAAACCTGGCACGTACAGGCAAGTCCATCAAACTTGCACAATCCCAGCAGTTTGTCGCTTCATCCAGGGATACCGTTCAGGAGGCGTATGCCGGCGATATCATCGGAATTTATGATCCGAACGCATACCAAATCGGCGACACTTTATTAGAAGGAAACAACCTGTTCGAATACCGGGAACTTCCGCAATTCCCGCCGGAGCAGTTCCAACGCGTCACTGCCAAAAACGTTATGAAAGCAAAACAGTTCAAAAAAGGAATCGAACAACTCGTTCAGGAAGGTGCGATTCAATTGTATAAACATTACCGTTCTGAATCGTATATTCTCGGAGCGGTCGGTGAATTGCAATATGAAGTCTTCCAGTATCGCATGAGGAACGAATACAACGTGGAAGTAATGCTCGAGCCAATCGGCGAACGGGTCCCCCGATGGCTCAAAGCTGACCAGGTTGACCCGTCACTCTATGATGAACGCAACATGCTTGTCCGGGACCGTTCCGACAATTATGTAGTATTATTCAAGAATGACTTTTCCCTGAACTGGTTCAAAGACAATCACCCGGATATTGCGTTGATTGATCTGTTTGACGTGAACCAGTATGACCAGACAACATAA
- a CDS encoding C45 family autoproteolytic acyltransferase/hydolase, which yields MKQVYSDVIQFRGNHYDFGYMQGERLRNSPILPNRKKQWGPKKDRHFLINIKEFKEAIMTFAPRIGEEIHGLADALNMNQENAIREFGGYYLEYGRSGCSIFTDPDFMIRNYDSHPLGYEGRFLFYQPTDGGYSVVGPTMQITGRIDGMNEKGLVMGYNFTHRKQSGDGFICNMIGRIVLETCADVNEAVSLLKEIPHRHSFSYVLLDRSGESYVVEASPREAAIRRSNVCTNHFHLLDEENRYRQEESRDREKTIRQQQKNTTDPYQAFRVMNDTDKNIFSEKYGAYAGTLHTAAYFPNQMKAWFAIGPDRKPVIFDFRKWLAGQNTHATRIKGELNHHAPFVNMEEI from the coding sequence ATGAAACAGGTCTATAGTGATGTTATCCAATTCAGAGGAAACCATTATGACTTTGGCTATATGCAGGGTGAGCGGCTCCGAAACTCCCCTATCCTGCCGAACCGCAAAAAGCAATGGGGTCCAAAAAAAGACCGGCACTTCCTGATCAATATAAAAGAATTCAAAGAAGCGATTATGACTTTTGCGCCCCGCATCGGGGAAGAAATCCATGGCCTGGCAGATGCACTGAACATGAATCAGGAAAACGCCATCCGTGAATTTGGCGGATATTATCTGGAATATGGTCGCAGTGGCTGTTCGATTTTCACCGATCCGGATTTTATGATCCGCAATTATGACAGCCATCCACTTGGTTATGAGGGACGTTTTTTATTTTATCAACCGACAGACGGGGGCTATTCTGTTGTTGGTCCGACCATGCAAATCACCGGCCGGATAGACGGGATGAATGAAAAAGGACTTGTAATGGGCTATAACTTTACGCACCGCAAGCAATCAGGGGACGGATTTATATGTAACATGATTGGCCGGATTGTTCTCGAAACATGCGCTGATGTAAATGAGGCCGTCTCCCTTTTGAAAGAAATTCCACACCGTCACTCCTTCAGTTATGTTCTGCTGGACCGGAGCGGAGAGTCTTATGTTGTGGAAGCTTCGCCAAGAGAAGCAGCAATACGCAGATCCAATGTATGCACCAATCATTTTCATCTGCTTGATGAAGAAAACCGCTACCGTCAGGAAGAATCACGCGATCGCGAGAAGACAATCCGGCAACAGCAGAAAAATACGACTGATCCATACCAGGCTTTCCGGGTGATGAATGACACCGATAAAAATATTTTCTCAGAAAAATATGGTGCATATGCCGGCACTTTGCATACAGCAGCTTACTTCCCAAATCAAATGAAAGCATGGTTCGCAATTGGCCCGGACAGGAAACCGGTTATCTTTGACTTCCGTAAATGGCTGGCCGGACAAAATACCCACGCGACCCGGATAAAAGGCGAACTCAACCATCATGCTCCATTTGTGAATATGGAAGAAATATAG